In a single window of the Nicotiana tomentosiformis chromosome 10, ASM39032v3, whole genome shotgun sequence genome:
- the LOC104107267 gene encoding SUPPRESSOR OF GAMMA RESPONSE 1 isoform X2 has product MARPSWLVDSKRIATKIKSASGDPGAVNWKSNPTKACPNCQFIIDNNDVSNDWPGLPRGVKFDPTDQEIIWHLLGKVGVGNWNSHPFIDEFIPTVDEDDGICYTHPQNLPGVQQDGSVSHFFHRAVKAYNTGTRKRRKIHGDNFGDVRWHKTGRTKPVILDGIQRGCKKIMVLYVSPIKGGKAEKTNWVMHQYHLGTGEDEREGEYVVSKVFYQQQQQVKQGEKIEEELPEDSECLVAKVDPHTPKSVTPEPPCGERLSSSMDARQQIAASGINPITQFHDVDYIEDDMRALPEQTENQDQIIENQIDETGTKVDNETGDDPKWWDSESQYLLDSQQLVEGLSLCDDLLASQSPNRDGNENDKENSKPSLADYAQLGPEDLKKDLEECQHLVLDPANIDMDTPPDFRLSQLDFGSQDSYIAWGGSKFGFDSGEHGG; this is encoded by the exons ATGGCTCG GCCGTCATGGTTAGTTGACAGTAAGAGAATTGCAACAAAAATTAAGAGTGCATCAGGTGATCCTGGAGCGGTGAATTGGAAGAGCAACCCCACAAAAGCTTGCCCTAACTGCCAGTTTATCATTGATAATAACGAT GTCAGCAATGACTGGCCAGGATTACCCAGAGGTGTAAAATTTGATCCAACCGATCAAGAGATTATTTGGCACTTACTTGGAAAAGTCGGAGTTGGCAATTGGAATTCCCATCCTTTTATTGATGAGTTCATTCCAACTGTTGATGAAGATGATGGGATCTGCTATACACACCCTCAAAATTTACCAG GTGTTCAGCAGGACGGAAGTGTCTCGCACTTCTTTCACCGAGCAGTTAAGGCTTATAATACAGGAACGCGTAAGCGTAGGAAAATACATGGTGATAATTTCGGTGATGTCCGTTGGCATAAGACTGGTCGGACAAAACCTGTTATCTTGGATGGAATTCAAAGAGGGTGTAAGAAGATTATGGTTCTTTATGTAAGCCCGATTAAGGGCGGGAAAGCCGAGAAGACAAATTGGGTGATGCACCAATATCACCTAGGAACTGGGGAAGATGAAAGGGAAGGGGAATATGTTGTGTCTAAAGTATTTTATCAGCAGCAGCAGCAGGTCAAGCAAGGTGAAAAAATTGAAGAAGAATTGCCCGAGGACTCTGAATGTCTGGTTGCTAAGGTTGATCCACATACCCCCAAGTCTGTGACTCCCGAACCCCCTTGCGGTGAGAGGCTATCTTCAAGTATGGATGCAAGACAGCAAATTGCCGCTTCTGGCATCAATCCCATTACCCAG TTTCATGACGTGGATTACATAGAAGATGACATGAGAGCTCTTCCTGAGCAGACTGAGAATCAAGATCAAATCATAGAGAACCAAATTGATGAAACTGGGACAAAAGTTGATAACGAGACTGGTGATGACCCGAAATGGTGGGATAGTGAGTCACAGTATTTGCTAGATTCTCAGCAACTTGTAGAAGGGCTATCCTTATGTGATGATCTTCTTGCTAGCCAATCTCCAAATAGGGATGGAAATGAAAATGACAAAGAGAACTCTAAACCTAGTCTTGCTGATTATGCTCAATTAGGACCAGAGGATCTGAAGAAGGATTTGGAGGAGTGCCAACATTTGGTTCTTGATCCAGCCAACATAGACATGGACACACCACCTGATTTTCGACTTAGTCAACTT GATTTTGGATCACAGGACAGTTACATTGCCTGGGGCGGAAGCAAGTTTGGTTTTGATTCTGGGGAGCACGGTGGTTGA
- the LOC104107267 gene encoding SUPPRESSOR OF GAMMA RESPONSE 1 isoform X1 → MCYRFRRPSWLVDSKRIATKIKSASGDPGAVNWKSNPTKACPNCQFIIDNNDVSNDWPGLPRGVKFDPTDQEIIWHLLGKVGVGNWNSHPFIDEFIPTVDEDDGICYTHPQNLPGVQQDGSVSHFFHRAVKAYNTGTRKRRKIHGDNFGDVRWHKTGRTKPVILDGIQRGCKKIMVLYVSPIKGGKAEKTNWVMHQYHLGTGEDEREGEYVVSKVFYQQQQQVKQGEKIEEELPEDSECLVAKVDPHTPKSVTPEPPCGERLSSSMDARQQIAASGINPITQFHDVDYIEDDMRALPEQTENQDQIIENQIDETGTKVDNETGDDPKWWDSESQYLLDSQQLVEGLSLCDDLLASQSPNRDGNENDKENSKPSLADYAQLGPEDLKKDLEECQHLVLDPANIDMDTPPDFRLSQLDFGSQDSYIAWGGSKFGFDSGEHGG, encoded by the exons ATGTGCTATAGATTTAGAAG GCCGTCATGGTTAGTTGACAGTAAGAGAATTGCAACAAAAATTAAGAGTGCATCAGGTGATCCTGGAGCGGTGAATTGGAAGAGCAACCCCACAAAAGCTTGCCCTAACTGCCAGTTTATCATTGATAATAACGAT GTCAGCAATGACTGGCCAGGATTACCCAGAGGTGTAAAATTTGATCCAACCGATCAAGAGATTATTTGGCACTTACTTGGAAAAGTCGGAGTTGGCAATTGGAATTCCCATCCTTTTATTGATGAGTTCATTCCAACTGTTGATGAAGATGATGGGATCTGCTATACACACCCTCAAAATTTACCAG GTGTTCAGCAGGACGGAAGTGTCTCGCACTTCTTTCACCGAGCAGTTAAGGCTTATAATACAGGAACGCGTAAGCGTAGGAAAATACATGGTGATAATTTCGGTGATGTCCGTTGGCATAAGACTGGTCGGACAAAACCTGTTATCTTGGATGGAATTCAAAGAGGGTGTAAGAAGATTATGGTTCTTTATGTAAGCCCGATTAAGGGCGGGAAAGCCGAGAAGACAAATTGGGTGATGCACCAATATCACCTAGGAACTGGGGAAGATGAAAGGGAAGGGGAATATGTTGTGTCTAAAGTATTTTATCAGCAGCAGCAGCAGGTCAAGCAAGGTGAAAAAATTGAAGAAGAATTGCCCGAGGACTCTGAATGTCTGGTTGCTAAGGTTGATCCACATACCCCCAAGTCTGTGACTCCCGAACCCCCTTGCGGTGAGAGGCTATCTTCAAGTATGGATGCAAGACAGCAAATTGCCGCTTCTGGCATCAATCCCATTACCCAG TTTCATGACGTGGATTACATAGAAGATGACATGAGAGCTCTTCCTGAGCAGACTGAGAATCAAGATCAAATCATAGAGAACCAAATTGATGAAACTGGGACAAAAGTTGATAACGAGACTGGTGATGACCCGAAATGGTGGGATAGTGAGTCACAGTATTTGCTAGATTCTCAGCAACTTGTAGAAGGGCTATCCTTATGTGATGATCTTCTTGCTAGCCAATCTCCAAATAGGGATGGAAATGAAAATGACAAAGAGAACTCTAAACCTAGTCTTGCTGATTATGCTCAATTAGGACCAGAGGATCTGAAGAAGGATTTGGAGGAGTGCCAACATTTGGTTCTTGATCCAGCCAACATAGACATGGACACACCACCTGATTTTCGACTTAGTCAACTT GATTTTGGATCACAGGACAGTTACATTGCCTGGGGCGGAAGCAAGTTTGGTTTTGATTCTGGGGAGCACGGTGGTTGA